A single region of the Streptomyces sp. NBC_01803 genome encodes:
- a CDS encoding helix-turn-helix domain-containing protein encodes MPPRENPTARQARLGAELRKLRERAGRTAREAAGMLGTDQGKISHIESGRIGVSEERIRKLATFYSCSDQALLNTLCAMAREHRGQFWWDEYRGILAPGFLDVAEMEYHAVSMQFVHTVSVPGLFQTEDYARALFRGVFPELPSEEAEARTELRMRRKIVLEREAPPPLDAFIHEAALRMRFGGRKVVRAQLEHLMALSERPHVTVRVIPFTNEDFFEATQPVTYAAGPVPQLDTVQVDTPRGGGFLDTDAELAGYRMFFDRAGKVTLNPEESRQLIHHIAREL; translated from the coding sequence ATGCCGCCGAGGGAGAATCCGACCGCCCGCCAGGCGCGGCTGGGCGCGGAGTTGCGCAAACTGCGCGAGCGGGCGGGCAGAACGGCCAGGGAGGCCGCGGGCATGCTCGGCACCGACCAGGGGAAGATCAGCCACATAGAGTCGGGGCGGATCGGCGTCAGTGAGGAGCGCATCCGGAAGCTGGCCACCTTCTATTCCTGCTCCGACCAGGCCCTCCTGAACACCCTCTGCGCCATGGCCCGGGAGCACCGGGGGCAGTTCTGGTGGGATGAATACCGTGGCATCCTTGCTCCCGGATTTCTCGATGTCGCGGAAATGGAGTACCACGCGGTATCGATGCAGTTCGTGCATACCGTGTCCGTTCCCGGCCTGTTCCAGACCGAGGACTACGCGCGGGCGCTGTTCCGGGGCGTCTTCCCGGAGCTGCCGTCGGAGGAGGCCGAGGCCCGCACCGAGCTGCGGATGCGGCGGAAGATCGTCCTGGAGCGGGAGGCACCGCCGCCGCTCGACGCCTTCATCCACGAGGCCGCGCTGCGCATGCGCTTCGGCGGCCGGAAGGTCGTCCGGGCGCAGCTCGAACACCTGATGGCGCTCAGTGAGCGACCCCATGTGACCGTGCGGGTCATCCCGTTCACCAATGAGGACTTCTTCGAGGCCACCCAGCCCGTCACCTACGCGGCCGGGCCGGTGCCGCAGCTCGACACCGTGCAGGTCGACACGCCCCGGGGCGGCGGCTTCCTCGACACGGACGCCGAACTGGCGGGATACCGGATGTTCTTCGACCGCGCCGGCAAGGTGACACTGAACCCGGAGGAGTCCCGGCAGCTCATCCACCACATCGCGCGCGAACTGTGA
- a CDS encoding DUF397 domain-containing protein produces MTSVPTRWQRSSFSSGAEGTCVELAQHDAGLLLRESDAPRSVVMTSAARLAALLGGVKGGRFDGLSARQEASAGGR; encoded by the coding sequence ATGACCTCTGTTCCGACCCGGTGGCAGCGCTCCTCCTTCTCCAGCGGCGCGGAGGGCACCTGTGTGGAGCTGGCCCAGCATGACGCCGGGCTGCTGTTGAGGGAGAGCGACGCGCCCCGGTCCGTCGTCATGACCAGCGCGGCCCGGCTGGCCGCGCTGCTCGGCGGGGTGAAGGGCGGACGGTTCGACGGCCTGAGCGCACGTCAGGAAGCGTCGGCCGGCGGGCGGTGA